TGTCCTGAGTCCACACAGTAGGAGCCTGGCAGAAGACTGGTGGCAGCCAAGGAGCCCTATGTGGATTACGTGCCTCTGACAAAGGCTGCCTCCGGAAGCAGCAGTAATCCCCCAGTTGCCGTTATCCTAAATGACACGACAGGGCCTTCTCTTTAGCTACAAAAGACAAAGTTTCCACCTGAAAACCAGCAGAGAACTCATACGATGTGTGCAGAGAGCCACAAGAAGCATTATATGAGAGGCAATAGCCGGGTCAGATAATTCATCATACACGGGGTTCCTGACAAGCACCCACGGGCCTGAAATATTTCCCGGAGGACCTCGGCTTGGCAGAAGGAGGGCGGTAGTCACCTTTCAGACTGGGGAAGGGCGTGCTCTTCTCTCGGGCTCCTTTGGTGGGCAGCGTGAGGTTTGAAAGGCTGAAGCTGGTGCTGTGGTTCCGATACAGGCTGCCTGTCCAGGGGGCGGGTGAGAGCCATGCGTCAGGGGGGTGAAGTGTCAGGGCACTCCCCTCCAGGGGCTGGAGCACCACCTCCACCCTCCTCCTCTTCAGACGTAATCCCAGAGCCCCTCACCTAAGCTTAGAAAGGACCACAGCTAACTTAAGACAAACAAAAGGGCTACTGCCAGGAATGCTCAGAACCCCCAGGAACCACTTTCTCTGGCTGCCTCCCATGGTAACACCCAAGCCTCTCCTCTACTGCCAGCCCAGTGCAAACGCCTGGCAGATAATGCACTTCCGGTCTGACGCTGGTACTCTCCCTTCCgggcttctaaaaaaaaaaacctcaccatCGCAGTGATCCCCCCATGATGGCCTTCTCTGGCCCCTAGTCTGTCTTTAATCTTGAACCGACATCACCCTCATTTCTGGTAATATTCTCTATGTACAAGCCTATGTCAGATAGATTTCAAGGTGTGTGCGTGAAAAAGTCCTTCCCCCAGGCAGAGAAGATATTAAACACAAATCTCAAATCAAATTTGACTAGAACATTTCCAGGAAATACATGTACAAGGGTtatgattttaataaaatgattCCTTTTCAGTTCAACAGCCAGACCCCCAAACAGACCAAAACATCCAGGCATAAAGACAGTGACTAATCTGTCCCTGTTCTCTGTTGACTTCCCCCGAAAATACCTTATTTGGCATCACTCAAACCACCTGAAGAGGAGCTTGACAATGCCAACCCAGCCCTATGTCTGAAGCCGTAAGCAGCATCTGCCGTGGTCAGGCCCTGCCGGACAGGAGATGGGACCCAGGCGGGAGGAGCCTCAGGGACTTACTGGCGAAAGACATGATGCCCCCGAAGCCCTCCGTGCTATTGTTGGAGACGGTGGAGGTGGGCGAACTTGCTCGAGAGTCCGACTCTGCGTCTGAGTCACTTGCCAGTTTCAAGCTGTTGGGCCGCAGCAACTTTTGAGCCCTTGAACACACAGTGgcacctctgagcccccaggcaGGGGTGCCGAATCCTGGGCGGAGGGGCCTGACCACACTGCACTCCCTTCCCGTGGTTCCTACAGGCAGGTCTAGATCAAAGCCTGAGCCTCTGGGGATGCCAGGCCTCACGAGCCTTCAGACTGCCCAGACTTTCTGGCCCACCCTCGCCCCAGGGCCCACGGGGTAAGGTCCTTCCGTCACCCCTCTAGGGGCACCCGCAGGCTCTCACCGATGGCCACTGACATGCTGGCTGAGTCGGGGGGTATAACTTTCACCCTGCTCATCGTCTTCCTCAGGGGGAACGCCATACTGGGGCTGGAGGCACGGACTGTCAGAGGCTTGCCGGCGCACTGAACCGTCTCCCGTTTCTGGCTGACGTCTGTCCACGCTGCACTTGCCCACGCCGGGAGGCATGGTGGGGAGGGACTTGGGGACGCCTCCTGCCGCCTTATCGTCCACCTCTGTTGAGTCGACAGGTTCCTGGGGACATATTAAATACAAAGGGGTCACCCAGCGCCTGGGGTGCCTTCCTGTCTTTCTCAGCTGGGCAGGGCCAAGCCAGGCCTGGTAGATTCTGAGCCTGAGGCGTGTGTGAGAAGCATCTCCGTGACAGCCCTGTTCTCTCTGCACAAAGTATACAAGGGGGAAATCTCAGCTCACCCCTGAACAGGGCTGCGGGTCCTCCTTCGGGGCTCAGACTGTATTTCATAGGCTCTAAACTACAGGATCTatggagaggaggctgggggcaATGTGGGGAAAGCAGCAAAGTGAGTGGACAGCTTCACCCCAGCTTTCCTAACAGAGATGAGGCCCCACACCTCAAGTCGCCGTTCTCACGCATCCCCTCCTCCGAGCCCTCACGTACAGAGCTGGCGCCGTGGATGACGGTGCTGGGGCTACTGCTGGCAGTGGTGCTGGAGCTAGAGCGCAGTGGCGGGTTTTCCTGAGAGTGCTCGCCATCCGGGCCGGGTTCCTCTGCCTCCTTCTGGTTCTGTAGCTCCTCAATCGCCACCTCGCTGGCATCCCCCAGCGCCGCGTGTGTCAGAGGGTCCACGTCTGCCAAAACCCAAGGAAGATATGTCTGGCGGACTCACTGTGCTGTACCGTAGACACTAtcgctgtaaatcaactatactccaattgaaagattaatttttataagttttctttaaaaaaaagaaaaaaaaaacccctcaaagATGGCAGCTGCAGACCTGCCATCGCAGAACCCCAAACCCCACCTGGAGCGGCTAGTTTCTCCGAGTATACTTACTGGGAGTATCACCGTTGATGTCGCACTTCATCATCTCGCTGACAAAGTCACCAAGGGAAGAGTAAGAAGAGCTCGAGTCGTCGTAATCCATGCTGTCACTCCCGCTGCAGAGTGAagagcaagaaaaacaaaacaggaaaaagggGGCAGAGATAAGAATCGGCAACCCACATTAGGAAAACCAACAGAGGAGCACCTGTAACTCAAGATCAGGGAACAAGATAGAGAATGAGGAAATAAACACGAAATCAACTGAACTATGTATGATCCAAGGCCTTGCAGACCAATGTCTAAACCCTATGAAATCCGGCCACCTTGCTAGTGAGAGCCTTCTAGCCTTTGAGAACCCTCCTGCTGCTCACCTGTCATCGGTTGGGTCAGAGTCAGAGTCTCGCTCAGGCGGCACGCTCAGCGCCTCGGCCAACTGGGAACCGCTGTCATACACTCGATAGTGAATGGGCTGCAGCTGGTGGGCGTACCACTTGGGCTTGTCGCCAATCAGAGCTGGATCGAACATGTCTACCCGTGGAGGAAAACAAAAGGAGACTTGAGTGGGCAACAGGGGGAGAAAAAGCAAGCAAAGTGTAAAAGAAAGGTGGGAGAAAGTCTCAAGCAAAATCAGAATGGCAGGGGCAGCCTGCAGACTGGCAGAGGAGAGAGCACAGGGAAGAGCCATCAGGAGGACAAAACAGGAGGTGGGCAGCGGGACGGGGACTCACTGTTGTGAATCCGCTGGAAGGCGTAGTTGGTGGGGTTCAGGATCCATTCTCCAAAGTACTCCACGGCCTGAGTCCTGGCCAGTTTCTCGGCGAAAGGAGTCTGCCGGGGGCGTGAGGCTAGAAAGGAGCCGGCTTGGAAAGCCACCACGGGCCGGGGGAAGAGACGTAGGGTACGCGTGTGCATCTGAAAGCCCCGCAGCACGTTGGGGGAGTTGAAGAAACGGACCATGGCCACTCTGGGGAAGAAGAGGATGGTGAGACGGCCCGAGTGCCGCGCCCTGCAGAGCAAGGGTCCCTACGATCTGAGGCCTCAGACCACCTCCCGACGTCATCATTTTACAAGCTTCCAACAGCCAGGGGAGAGGTGTCTTGAAGAATCATCAACCCCCGTCCGCACCCGAGGCCTAAAAGGCCTGAGAGTATGATGAACCATTTCCTCTGCTTTTACTAAGGTGGCAAATATAACCAGGTACTATGCACATTTCATACATAAAGACTCTCTGGGCTCAGGGGGTAATTCGCCCCGAGGTCCCTGAGTGAGGAGGGCCCGATTTAAGAGCTTGTGGCTGTCTGGTTGGCTTGCCTATACCTGGTTGCGACATCCACCGAATCCACGTCATTGCCGTATATGAGCGGGTTGAACTCGGTGGAAGGTGTGGACTGCAGGTCATTAGAAGGCCTTCCCAGGAGAAGGGGGATCTCCTGGCCCTCATGGAATTTCTCCAGATTGAGGATGGGTTGGGTGTTGAGACTCATGCTGGCGAGGGCCTGCGGAACAAGAAGAAGTCCCGCACAGGTGGCTGAGTCCTGGGCGGCCAGCCAACGTCAATTCCTAGGAAAGAGCCTTCCTCTCTGAAACAAGAATCCAGAGACTTTAACCTTTAGGAAACAATCTGAATTACGCAATCTTCAGCTTAAGCCAATCTGATCAAGGCCACTTGATCACACCTTCAGTCCAAGGTGAtagttttcaaatttgttttagTTATGAAATCTTATTTTTCAATTGAGATCTAGGTGGGAACATCAACAGTTGAAACCTATAAAAGTAAAGCTTCTCTGAAGCATATACGGAACCCAGAGCCTCATATGCTCAGTGGTCCCGATCTAAATCAACCCTCAGGGGCTCCATGGgccagtttgaaaaccactggtctAAACCagcagtgtttgtttttttcaatcaGTTTACTTGagggctgtactgggtcttggtCGCTGCGTGCAGGCTCTCTCTAGCTGTGctgagcaggcttctcactgctgggcCTCTCCAGTTACAgggtgggctccagggcacatgggcttcagaagctgcacgtggaatcttccccaacccgggacggaacccatgtcccctgcactggcagacagattcttaaccaccgggccaccagggcagtcccagcAGTGTTTCTTCAATGTCATCGAGCATAGGAATCACCTGGGGATGTGACTGCATGCGGATTCTGATTCAGTGTGTCTGAGGTGATTCTGCACATTTAACAAGCCCAGGTGATACTAATGCCGCTGGTCCAGGGACCTCGCTTTGAGTGACAGGGGTCAGAATACAGGGTCTGTGAGCCCAGAGATCTTAGCTCCTATGAACACGTAAAGCAAAATTCTGACTTTACTTCTCCATCTCATTAGTCATACTAAAACAATCATCgataatgaaaacacagcaaaggAAGACAGCTAGACAATCTTCTGAACTTGCTATCCTCACCAGACTCAGCTGTAACAAGATATCATGTTGTATCAGTAGTGATGGAGCCAAGTGAGAGAAAGCAAGAGGGATGACACAAAATAACTCATGTAAATCCAAACAGATTTCACCTAGAGGTATTGCTAAGTAACTGAGACAACACAGAGAGATTTCTGAAGACTCTCCAAGTGAGGAGTTCCTAAAAAGAAACACAGAGCTATCTACTGGTGGTCCTACACAAGACATAGAGcagggcagggggccagggtcTCATCACGGTTTACCTTCAGGTACTGTGTTCAGCatgcagaggaagaagaaaatcaatcaatgcaaataCGTTTACGGGGTTTACTCAAAGGAAGgaatttttgaagaaatgattCTGTAGGGACCAGAGATCAATTCAAGAGAAAAACATGAAAGGAGCCAGACTGTCCAAACTGCTGACTCCCTCCTTAGGAGACAGAGAATATTCCGAGGCCGTTAAGGGCAGCTGCGAcaaacagcagaaagtgaagggtgGTTTTATGCActagagggtggtgggaggggcgcACACCGTGGGTGGAAAGGAATCTAAATGGCTCTTCTTCTGAGATTCACCCCACCACCCCAAAATGAGAAACCCCGCTTTTCTGGAGCCCGCCCACGGCTAAGGAGACCTACTCGTTTGCTCCCCTCTTCACCCACCTGCTTCAAATGCTTCTTCAACTCTAACGATTCCGGTTCTGGCAGGACAGGCAGCACTTCCGCGTTGGTGGGGGCAATCACCTGCACCAGACAAAGAGCAAAGGTGCGACCTTAGAATTAGTTGCTCCAGAGTTTCTCTCACGTAAAGGTAAGGAATAAGAACAGGAAATTAGATACACAACGTTGTTGTTTTTGGTcacgaagtcatgtctgacttttttgcgaccccatggactgaagcccgccaggctcctccgtccatgggatttttcaagcaagaatactggaatgggttgccatttccttctccaggggatcttcctgacccagggatcaaacctgcatctccagcttggcaggcggattctttaccatctgagctaccagggaagctccttacatatatacaatactaTTATATACATGCAAACACGTTATATATGCGTGTACATAAATATACAGATATATGCAGGTATACGACAGATATACACACCTAAAAGGAAACAATATACCTAAATGTTCTTGGTGACTCTCCCTGGCCAACAGGCTCATgggactgcaccaggtcttggctGGGGCGCTGGGGACTGCCCAGCCTCGTGATGGCATGTGCGTTCTTCAGTTGCAAcgtgcaggatcttttagttgcagcacgcaaaCTCTtagctctagttccctgaccagggatcgaacctgggccccctgcataggGAGCATGGGctcgtagccactggaccaccagggcagtacCAGGATCACGTCTTTTGTTTCGTtctttgtacttttatttttactctctAAAGTTTTATGGCAAACACGTATAAGGGCTACCTACCGAAGCTTGAATGTATTCACATCACAGAATGTtaataatatactttttaaaaatctgcactGAAATGCAGTTTCTTAGTAGAAACTACACTCCCAGAAAACCAGTAGATGACCTACGCCGTAGGTAATAATTCTGCAACCGTAACTGCTCTGCTGCTCTTGGAAGATGCGGGGAAACACTTAACTCCAGAAAAACGAAATCTTATAATTCTCTGGGTCCTAACCAAGAGCTTATCAAGACAATAAAGTAAAAgcagcatttttttaaagaaaagttgttTCAGTGAGTTTCACAGTAGCAATCACCCAGAAATTTAGGACCTTCCTGGCAGTAATCTAGAAAAACAGAACACACTCCTATTCTAGGCCCCACGGAGCCTGAGACAAGGGCCTCACCCTGTTGCTGTCCAGATCTACCAGCCACACGTCATCAGGCATTTTGAAGTCCAGTTTGTAGAGGAAGAAGCTGGCAGGGACCCCAATGATGTATGGTGTTGGAGCCAATAGCAGCTGTGCAAAAGACAAGGAACAAAACCAAAATCTACTGTGATCACTTATCAGGTCAAGATTTTTCCAAGGGAGGAAAACACAGGTCCACAATCCCTCCTTGAAGGCAGATGTGTTCCAAAGTTCAGAGTGCTTCAGATTTTAGAGAAGTAATAGtatgtattatacatattatgTACTACTTGCAGTGAGGTAGCCAGTAGCATATAATCCCTGACATTAACTGtgataaataaaaactataaatagtggatccatgtatatgtatggctgagtcccttcgctgttcacctgaaatcatcataacactgttaatcagctctaccccaatacaaaaaaagaagtttaaaaataaaaaaagcctaAATAGCCTAGGTTTTCCCACCAGATCAGTTCAGATTTTGTGGACAAATAAGTTATGACAAGGAATTCAGGACCAGGACTGATTTACAACTTCTTTGGGCATGGAGCCTTCACCTGGGCAGTGTCAGAAGAGAGGTGGCAAAGCCAGAAGGCGCCTTGAGACTCACCTGCTCTGCCGACGCCATGCAGGTGGGCAGCAGTGGGATAACAGGAAACATATACTCCAAGGGGTAGAGCATCGCCACAAAGGCCATCACGGACATGGAGAGTGCGTTGTAGTCTCGGGACTGGAGCACGACCTGCCACAAACCGTACCAGAGGGATTGCTCGACAGAATCAGTAAGGCTGAAGTTGAAAGAGCCTCTGACACtacaatttaatttcttttcaccAAGGCCATGGCCCTGGGACCTTAGTTTCCACACTTATCACTGCCCGACACCCTGCCCTGCCTGTCGCCTCCCAGTGTAAGCACTGCCCAAATCCTCCCTGGAATCATTCCTTTACCTTCTTAGCTCTTACTCCCCAAATCCCAGGGTCACTCATCAGCACAGAGTTACTGAGATTTCCAGAGAATTAGGCTGGTACAGTTGAGGATAATTCAGCTGAGTGCCAAGCTCTCTGAATATATCCCACATGATGCtcaaagtcacttagtcatgtcaaactcattgcgaccctatggactgtagcccgctaaggctcctctgtccatgggatttcccaggccagaatactggagtgagctgccatctcctcctccaggggatcttcccgacccagggatcaaatccatggctCCTtaagtggcaggcagattctttaccgttgggCCCCCTAATCCACCTGATGCTGGTACCGTAATTCAACCCTCACCCACTGGGAACCTACTGTATACCTTGGATCACGTTATCTCTTGGAGAAAAGTGATGGAAAAGATGTGGTCCCTAATCCTCATCTGTGATGGTCTAGCCTCTGCTTCGAAGCCCTTCCCCTAGAACGGCCTGGAACGCTGCCCTCTCACCTTGTGCTCTAACAGGATGCAGGTGAGCACCTGTAGACAGGCGTCCACACCCAGAAGCTCCAGGGGAAGGTGCAGCGGGAAGTCCACTAGGGTGAATCGAGAGGGGTCTGGGAGAGCAAAGGTCAGAGCCTGCTGGAGCTCCTGGGGCAGGACCTCGATGTCCACTCGTTTCTGCCCCGAGACAGGTACTGGGGAGCGCAGCAAGCGGTAGATCCAGGCCTCAATCTCCCGGAGGTCGTGCAGCAGGGCGCTCGACTTCTCCTCCACTAACAACGATCCGGTGAAGATGCGCCACATGGTGTCCCTGAGGAGCAGACGCGTAAGCAGCGGGAGCGGACGCCTCCCAGCAGCCCCGCGCAGCCACAGAGAGTCTGACCACGGCGACTGGAGAAGACCTCTCTATGGGCTCAGCCAGGGCCACAGGGGGCACACAAGGGTGATGCCAAGCACAAGAACGTACACACAGCAAGGACTTCAGGTCCTGCCCATCCTGAAACACCCAACTCCTCGGCATCACTCCAAGCACGATCACGGAAGGGGGTCTAACTCTGCAGCAGTCTTTCGCTTCCATGGATTAACATTAAGCGTTTCAGGAGGTCTGAGGGACCTCAGGCTTTAGAGGGAAATCCCTACGCCCCTCACCAGCCAACTACACCTCAACTCCAGACACCTCCCCTGTTCCGAGCAGCGGCAGTGAACCATACCTCTGTATGCCTCGAGGGAGGCCCAGTTTCTTGCCCAGCAGGCGCTCACTGCAGCAGTCCACCAGACGCTTGAGGGTGTACAGACATTCTCGGAAGGTGGAGAAAAAGGGGTAGTGGCTGAGCACGCACAGAGACGTCAGCGTGCTGTTGCGGGACCGGGTCCCCGCCTTGGCCCGGCGTCTGGCCCGCGGAGACTGGCTCACGTCCGGGGTGGAGTCGGCACTGGGCGGCTGCAGGGACGGGCTGCTCTCCGAGGTCTTAGGGCCCACCTCCTCGGAGACGCAGGGGGCTCGGGGCCCTTCCTTCCCCCGGGACCCTGGCCCGGCCTCCCCTTTCTCCTTAGGCACACGCTTTTGGAAAGAGCGGTAAAAGTTGACGCAGATGCCATAACGGGTGACGCCAGTGTCCTTGTCGGTGAGGGTGAAGACAAAAGAGGTGTCGTCCCGCAGGGTCATGCGCCGCTGCCGCACGCTTAGGCAGCCCTCTGGCTGGCAGAAGAACACGACATCCGGGGGCAGGGGAAACTCGGCGTGGTCCTCTAGCGGGTACCGCCGTAGCAGTTCCGGAGTCTGGGCCACACTGTCACTGCTCGGGTGCCTGGAGAACAGACAGACAAGGTCAGCAGCCTGAAGGGATGGCATGCTCTTTCGGGTTTTAaccacagtaaagaaaaaaaaaattataataatttagcTACAGTGGAGAAAAAATGCTCTTTTGGCTAAAGTAACCTAGCTGCAGGACCTGGGAAAGCATGCCACGTTGAGGTCTGTGCTGCCATGAAGATGCCTATCCTGAAATGAAAGGCAAATGGCGACAATAAGATTATCACCAACACTGTAAGATGACTAGCATCTTTCAAGGTGTATTAGCTAATGAATTCCCCAAAGAGCATAGGCAGACAGAAAAGGAGCACAatgtacttttccttttttacaaAATAAGGAAGCTGAGGTAGATAACAGTATATTTGCTCAAAATCACAAAGATGCTATTTAGGAGCAGAGGtttgctctttctctttctccaggcCAGTAGCCTCGATCCGCCTGTTCTGTTTTTCCAACTGGCAGCAAAGTTCCCCTCAGGGTCAAATAACAGAAGAATGAGATATGCAAAGCAACGTGGAAGTAGGGAAGGGGATTCCTTACAGATTTTGTGGCTACCCACATGACTAGACAAAATCAGTCACTTCCTGGTTACCTGGCCCCTACGATCACCAGGTAGTCAAGTAACCGAGGACAGGACTTCTTCTTCTGCACCATGGCTCCAATTCATCAGTTCATCTCAGAGAAACTTCAAGGCACCAGGCATGGAGTCAAGGTTCGCAGGACGAATTCTGATGTTATCTGAAACGCCAAGTCTAATAGGAAAAAAAGTACTGATAAGATCCACTGCTTCACCTAAGGGACTCATCCCTCTCCACGTCAACCCAGGTCAGAAGATCTTCCATTTTACTACTAAAGATAGGAGAACATGACACTTTTCCCAGTGTAGAGCTCTGTCTGGGCTTATGAGCTCACAGAGTCACATGTCAAGAAGTAGGATAAATAATGGCTCACCTCCCCATCCCTACAAACCAGGTTTCCAGCCTTACTCCTGGGACTGTTTCTGAAAAACAGGCCTGGTCAGTCCAATCCGGACTCAATTATCATAATAACAAAAATTAAGCCACTTTCAGGACTGCTTCAGGGTGCATCAGGATCAAACCAGACTCTCTAATCAGAACTAATCTGCACTCCTAGCTCTACGTGGAAACCTAATTATTCTGCTCCAACATTCTGCATTCAGCTTGATGTGAAACTACCCTATAGATTATACTTGATTGCATTCAGACAACAACAACAGATGGCTATTCTACCTCCTTGTGATCTCAAACGAGGACTCTCTCTGCCCCGGCTGCTGCCTCCATAccatttttcttccctctttaagCAAGAAAGGGGCCGAGTGGCTACAGATACTAGCTCTGCCCTTGGTGCTGAATCATAGGCTTCCGCCTCTACTGTGGTCCCAGGATTTGAATCAGTAATACAATACACTTGGATGAGGCCCTGTCCTTCTGGATCTTAGAGATAAAGAACTAAAGGCAGAAACAACAGGATTTCTGTGAGGAGAGGGAGACGTGCTCAGGGAAATTTCTAAACCACAGTCCAAAAATTGGGGAAAGCTTCCatgtcttccctggagaaggaaatggcagtccactccagcattcttgcctggagaatcccatggacagaggagcctggtgggctactgtccttggggtcgcagactcagacatgactgagcgactgagcaggcacTCACTCCATGTCTTAACTGCAACTCATTTCCTGGTCCGTTTCCATATGCTTCCCTAAATAGAATGTCTCACTCCACGCCAAGGCCCCTTTCAGGGCTTCCAGCACTGCACCTCCGTGCTCCACACATGGCCACACTAGGACCTTGTTCACTGCACACACAGAACCCCACTGCACTACACACACTCTTACACACCACTCCCTTCTTTGCTGCTGCAGGTACAATGCAAACACTCCCTGCCGGCTTAAGGCTCTGCCTGATCCAGGTGAGAAGTTATATCGTTTTTCTCTCCTacttaccaatttttaaaaactatttacagCACCTCTCAAATCCTCAAAATActtctccctcctttcccttGCTCCCCATAGAGGGCCTGCAGGTA
This portion of the Capra hircus breed San Clemente chromosome 15, ASM170441v1, whole genome shotgun sequence genome encodes:
- the MADD gene encoding MAP kinase-activating death domain protein isoform X3 yields the protein MVQKKKSCPRLLDYLVIVGARHPSSDSVAQTPELLRRYPLEDHAEFPLPPDVVFFCQPEGCLSVRQRRMTLRDDTSFVFTLTDKDTGVTRYGICVNFYRSFQKRVPKEKGEAGPGSRGKEGPRAPCVSEEVGPKTSESSPSLQPPSADSTPDVSQSPRARRRAKAGTRSRNSTLTSLCVLSHYPFFSTFRECLYTLKRLVDCCSERLLGKKLGLPRGIQRDTMWRIFTGSLLVEEKSSALLHDLREIEAWIYRLLRSPVPVSGQKRVDIEVLPQELQQALTFALPDPSRFTLVDFPLHLPLELLGVDACLQVLTCILLEHKVVLQSRDYNALSMSVMAFVAMLYPLEYMFPVIPLLPTCMASAEQLLLAPTPYIIGVPASFFLYKLDFKMPDDVWLVDLDSNRVIAPTNAEVLPVLPEPESLELKKHLKQALASMSLNTQPILNLEKFHEGQEIPLLLGRPSNDLQSTPSTEFNPLIYGNDVDSVDVATRVAMVRFFNSPNVLRGFQMHTRTLRLFPRPVVAFQAGSFLASRPRQTPFAEKLARTQAVEYFGEWILNPTNYAFQRIHNNMFDPALIGDKPKWYAHQLQPIHYRVYDSGSQLAEALSVPPERDSDSDPTDDSGSDSMDYDDSSSSYSSLGDFVSEMMKCDINGDTPNVDPLTHAALGDASEVAIEELQNQKEAEEPGPDGEHSQENPPLRSSSSTTASSSPSTVIHGASSEPVDSTEVDDKAAGGVPKSLPTMPPGVGKCSVDRRQPETGDGSVRRQASDSPCLQPQYGVPPEEDDEQGESYTPRLSQHVSGHRAQKLLRPNSLKLASDSDAESDSRASSPTSTVSNNSTEGFGGIMSFASSLYRNHSTSFSLSNLTLPTKGAREKSTPFPSLKVFGLNTLMEIVTEAGPGSGEGNRRALVDQKSSVIKHSPTVKREPPSPQGRASNSSENQQFLKEVVHSVLDGQGVGWLNMKKVRRLLESEQLRVFVLSKLNRTVQSEEEARQDVIPDVEVSRKVYKGMLDLLKCTVLSLEQSFAHAGLGGMASIFGLLEIAQTHYYSKEPDKRKRSPTESVSTPVSKDPGLAGRGDPKAMAQLRVPQLGPRAPSAPGKSPKELDTRSLKEENFVASIGPEVIKPTFDLGETDEKKSQVSADSGVSLTSGSQRTDPDSVVGVSPAVMIRSSSQDSEVSTVVSNSSGETLGADSDLSSSAGDGPGGEGSAHLAGSRGTLSDSEIETNSATSAIFGKAHSLKPSVKEKLLGSPVRSSEDVSQRVYLYEGLLGKERSALWDQMQFWEDAFLDAVMLEREGMGMDQGPQEMIDRYLSLGEHDRKRLEDDEDRLLATLLHNLISHMLLMKVNKNDIRKKVRRLMGKSHIGLVYSQQINEVLDQLANLNGRDLSIRSSGSRHMKKQTFVVHAGTDTNGDIFFMEVCDDCVVLRSNIGTLYERWWYEKLINMTYCPKTKVLCLWRRNGSETQLNKFYTKKCRELYYCVKDSMERAAARQQSIKPGPELGGEFPVQDMKTGEGGLLQVTLEGINLKFMHNQVFIELNHIKKCNTVRGVFVLEEFVPEIKEVVSHKYKTPMAHEICYSVLCLFSYVAAVRSSEEDLRTPPRPLSS
- the MADD gene encoding MAP kinase-activating death domain protein isoform X1, translated to MVQKKKSCPRLLDYLVIVGARHPSSDSVAQTPELLRRYPLEDHAEFPLPPDVVFFCQPEGCLSVRQRRMTLRDDTSFVFTLTDKDTGVTRYGICVNFYRSFQKRVPKEKGEAGPGSRGKEGPRAPCVSEEVGPKTSESSPSLQPPSADSTPDVSQSPRARRRAKAGTRSRNSTLTSLCVLSHYPFFSTFRECLYTLKRLVDCCSERLLGKKLGLPRGIQRDTMWRIFTGSLLVEEKSSALLHDLREIEAWIYRLLRSPVPVSGQKRVDIEVLPQELQQALTFALPDPSRFTLVDFPLHLPLELLGVDACLQVLTCILLEHKVVLQSRDYNALSMSVMAFVAMLYPLEYMFPVIPLLPTCMASAEQLLLAPTPYIIGVPASFFLYKLDFKMPDDVWLVDLDSNRVIAPTNAEVLPVLPEPESLELKKHLKQALASMSLNTQPILNLEKFHEGQEIPLLLGRPSNDLQSTPSTEFNPLIYGNDVDSVDVATRVAMVRFFNSPNVLRGFQMHTRTLRLFPRPVVAFQAGSFLASRPRQTPFAEKLARTQAVEYFGEWILNPTNYAFQRIHNNMFDPALIGDKPKWYAHQLQPIHYRVYDSGSQLAEALSVPPERDSDSDPTDDSGSDSMDYDDSSSSYSSLGDFVSEMMKCDINGDTPNVDPLTHAALGDASEVAIEELQNQKEAEEPGPDGEHSQENPPLRSSSSTTASSSPSTVIHGASSEPVDSTEVDDKAAGGVPKSLPTMPPGVGKCSVDRRQPETGDGSVRRQASDSPCLQPQYGVPPEEDDEQGESYTPRLSQHVSGHRAQKLLRPNSLKLASDSDAESDSRASSPTSTVSNNSTEGFGGIMSFASSLYRNHSTSFSLSNLTLPTKGAREKSTPFPSLKVFGLNTLMEIVTEAGPGSGEGNRRALVDQKSSVIKHSPTVKREPPSPQGRASNSSENQQFLKEVVHSVLDGQGVGWLNMKKVRRLLESEQLRVFVLSKLNRTVQSEEEARQDVIPDVEVSRKVYKGMLDLLKCTVLSLEQSFAHAGLGGMASIFGLLEIAQTHYYSKEPDKRKRSPTESVSTPVSKDPGLAGRGDPKAMAQLRVPQLGPRAPSAPGKSPKELDTRSLKEENFVASIELWSKHQEVKKQKALEKQRPEVIKPTFDLGETDEKKSQVSADSGVSLTSGSQRTDPDSVVGVSPAVMIRSSSQDSEVSTVVSNSSGETLGADSDLSSSAGDGPGGEGSAHLAGSRGTLSDSEIETNSATSAIFGKAHSLKPSVKEKLLGSPVRSSEDVSQRVYLYEGLLGRDKGSMWDQLEDAAMETFSISKERSALWDQMQFWEDAFLDAVMLEREGMGMDQGPQEMIDRYLSLGEHDRKRLEDDEDRLLATLLHNLISHMLLMKVNKNDIRKKVRRLMGKSHIGLVYSQQINEVLDQLANLNGRDLSIRSSGSRHMKKQTFVVHAGTDTNGDIFFMEVCDDCVVLRSNIGTLYERWWYEKLINMTYCPKTKVLCLWRRNGSETQLNKFYTKKCRELYYCVKDSMERAAARQQSIKPGPELGGEFPVQDMKTGEGGLLQVTLEGINLKFMHNQVFIELNHIKKCNTVRGVFVLEEFVPEIKEVVSHKYKTPMAHEICYSVLCLFSYVAAVRSSEEDLRTPPRPLSS